Proteins encoded in a region of the Prunus persica cultivar Lovell chromosome G4, Prunus_persica_NCBIv2, whole genome shotgun sequence genome:
- the LOC18779182 gene encoding disease resistance RPP13-like protein 4 has protein sequence MPSPIVDAMVQTLTEQVFNALVNQAQFSLEFSGQFKQMKTGLDLTKALLADTENLNHKNETVRAGLSILKEVIYKADDVLTDCLVRDEYMKDASWAVYLLHDPFFSHRTGKKLRDINRHMKEVEKTLGRFLKAPDSIYADESYHVRGIMSQDWNPTDTIGLDDDVEKIKGWMFDTTKPLHRIGIVGMGGLGKTTISQKIFHDVKVLAHFDKMIWVCVSQSFSAERIMRSILERLEENVSGFGLTQILSKIQGGLKGKRCLIVMDDVWSHTEVDWWTNLCSVLPKQNSCIIITTRNEDAAISMGVESSQIHRPNTLNDDESWSLFSKFAFSSSSGICPDDQFENLGKELLKKCGGLPLAIKTIGSLLASKINSPSQWRDILESFHALTTERQASSVMASLRLSYDELLPFLKQCMLCFSIYREDFEISAYQLIHWWVGEGLVQGKGSKTAVEVGYEYLAELISRCLVEIVEQRGFDGRVYKCKIHDMVREMIIMIAEEEEFCSFNEQSRQKLTANSRWLSFIDEMDEKSLKYCPKLRAMLLISSRPFEFDRISGFLRSLRMLDLSNCAVDETGVKDLFNWISSLKRLASLNLSGIQALKEVPSSIHKLLNLQLLILNGCSHLEKIHPSITNLKKLIILDLVGCPILYLPQGLGRLSYLQELSGFKVASQHRKQCFQLLEIKDLIHLRVLRMHISDVAVIADNELDVLSQLKMLKVLAIDAEDCREKDVFGMLDKLTPPPSLQELYLKCYQRETLPGWVNPKQLSRLKYLCIENSDLVNLSSGHPAWKVEGLCLKYLMKLDLQWKDLEKDMPALRYMEISHCYKLKDFPCSVIESEIWRKNQD, from the coding sequence ATGCCATCACCAATAGTGGATGCTATGGTCCAAACGCTGACGGAGCAAGTGTTCAACGCTCTTGTGAACCAAGCTCAATTTTCACTTGAGTTTAGCGGCCAGTTTAAGCAGATGAAGACAGGGCTTGATCTTACCAAGGCATTACTTGCAGACACAGAGAATCTCAATCACAAGAACGAAACTGTCAGGGCAGGCTTGTCAATTTTGAAGGAAGTGATTTATAAAGCTGATGATGTACTCACAGATTGCTTGGTCAGAGATGAATATATGAAAGATGCATCCTGGGCCGTTTACTTGCTTCACGATCCATTCTTCTCTCATCGTACGGGCAAGAAGCTGAGAGACATTAATCGGCATATGAAGGAGGTAGAGAAGACATTGGGCAGGTTTTTGAAGGCTCCAGATAGCATTTATGCAGATGAGTCATACCACGTTAGGGGAATCATGTCGCAGGACTGGAACCCAACTGACACCATTGGATTGGATGATGATGTCGAAAAGATAAAGGGTTGGATGTTTGACACCACCAAACCGCTTCACCGCATAGGCATTGTGGGAATGGGGGGCTTGGGCAAAACCACCATTTCCCAGAAAATCTTTCATGATGTGAAAGTATTAGCCCACTTTGACAAGATGATCTGGGTGTGTGTTTCGCAGTCTTTCAGTGCCGAGCGGATCATGAGGAGCATCCTGGAAAGGTTAGAAGAAAATGTCTCTGGTTTTGGTCTTACTCAGATTTTGAGCAAAATTCAGGGAGGACTTAAAGGGAAGAGATGCCTCATTGTTATGGATGATGTGTGGAGTCACACAGAGGTGGACTGGTGGACTAACCTGTGTTCTGttttaccaaaacaaaacagctGCATCATAATTACAACTAGAAATGAAGATGCTGCAATTAGTATGGGAGTGGAGAGCTCGCAAATTCACCGTCCCAATACTCTTAACGATGATGAAAGCTGGTCTTTGTTCTCCAAGTTTGCATTTTCTTCAAGCAGTGGAATATGCCCGGATGACCAGTTTGAAAATCTTGGAAAGGAACTCTTGAAGAAATGCGGCGGACTGCCACTAGCAATCAAGACCATAGGATCCCTATTGGCATCAAAGATCAACTCCCCTTCCCAGTGGAGAGACATTCTTGAAAGTTTTCATGCCTTAACAACAGAGAGACAAGCTAGTTCAGTTATGGCTTCTTTGCGGTTGAGCTATGATGAACTCCTGCCTTTTCTGAAACAATGCATGTTGTGTTTCTCCATCTACCGTGAAGACTTTGAGATAAGTGCTTATCAGTTAATTCACTGGTGGGTGGGAGAGGGCCTGGTTCAGGGCAAAGGCTCAAAAACAGCAGTAGAAGTTGGATATGAATATCTTGCAGAACTTATCAGCAGATGCCTGGTTGAAATCGTGGAGCAGCGAGGCTTTGATGGGAGAGTCTATAAGTGCAAGATACATGATATGGTGAGAGAAATGATAATCATGATCGCAGAGGAGGAGGAGTTTTGCAGTTTCAACGAACAAAGCAGGCAGAAGTTGACAGCAAATTCTCGGTGGTtaagttttattgatgaaatgGATGAAAAATCGTTGAAATATTGTCCAAAGCTCAGGGCAATGTTACTGATCTCAAGCCGCCCATTTGAGTTTGACAGGATTTCTGGGTTTCTGCGATCCCTGAGAATGTTGGATTTATCAAATTGCGCAGTGGATGAGACTGGTGTAAAGGATCTCTTCAACTGGATCAGTTCCCTTAAGCGCCTAGCATCTTTGAACTTGAGTGGTATTCAAGCCCTAAAAGAAGTGCCATCCTCAATTCATAAACTCCTCAACCTCCAACTGTTGATTTTAAATGGGTGCAGCCATCTAGAAAAGATACACCCATCAATCACTAATTTGAAGAAGCTGATTATCTTGGACCTTGTGGGGTGTCCCATCCTGTACTTGCCTCAGGGATTAGGAAGGCTGTCTTATCTTCAAGAACTCTCCGGATTCAAGGTTGCGAGTCAGCATAGAAAGCAATGTTTCCAGCTTCTTGAGATTAAGGACCTGATCCACCTAAGAGTACTGCGAATGCATATAAGTGATGTCGCCGTAATCGCAGACAATGAACTTGATGTCTTATCTCAGCTTAAAATGCTCAAGGTTCTAGCTATAGATGCGGAAGATTGTAGAGAGAAAGATGTTTTCGGAATGCTAGATAAGCTGACCCCTCCTCCAAGCCTCCAAGAGCTGTATCTGAAGTGCTACCAAAGAGAAACTCTCCCCGGCTGGGTCAATCCCAAACAGCTTTCTAGATTGAAATATCTTTGTATTGAGAATAGTGACCTTGTCAATCTAAGCAGTGGTCACCCTGCTTGGAAAGTCGAAGGTCTGTGTTTGAAGTACTTGATGAAGCTAGACTTACAGTGGAAGGACTTGGAGAAGGATATGCCTGCACTACGCTACATGGAGATTAGCCATTGCTACAAGCTGAAAGATTTCCCGTGCTCTGTTATCGAATCCGAGATCTGGAGAAAGAATCAAGATTAA